The sequence CCCGCGGCGGTCACCATGCAAGACCGCACGCATCTGCTGGTGAGCTACAGCCCGTGGCGCGCCTCGATACAGCAAACGTTGCCACAAACGGCACCGCTGACGGCGTGGGCCCGCCGCGACACCAGCGCCTGGGCGGCCAACCTGCTGCGTTCGGTGCGGCCTGCGCTGCAGTCGCTGGCACCCTCCGACTCGCTGATGGCGCGCGCCCTGCTCTACCTGCGCAACTGGAACGCCCGCTACACCCGCGCAAGCATTGGGGCATCGATCTTTGACGCGTGGATGCGCAACTACCAGCGGCGCATTGGGCATCGGCCCATGCCGCCCGACACCACGACGTTCTTTGCGACGGTGCGGCGGCAGCGGGCGTTTCGGGCCGCCGTGGATACGCTACGGCAGCGCCTGGGCCCCAACATCCGCCGGTGGCGCTGGGAGCGCGTGGCCCCCAACGTGCGACGCTTTCCGGCATGGGGCACGGCGGCCGGAGCGCAGCTATCCGCTCCGCGCTACGGGCCCTACCAGCGGCCGGGACAGGGGCATCCCTCGGCGCCTCACTTCGGAACGAGCTTGCTCCTTTCTGCACCCCGGCCCACGGTGCAATGGCTTGGGTGGATGGGCGGCGGCCGCGACACGATGGTCGTCCGGCGCCGGCGCTTGCCAGGCGGCGTGTTTGATCGGGCGATGCACGAGCATGCCCCCACCCCGACGCGCGCGCTGCGGGTGGAGCCGACAGCGCCTACAACCCGTCTGCGCCCGATGATGCCGTAACCGCCGTGTCGAGCCGCGTCCGTACCGCCGCAAAGAACGCATCATCGGCCATGAGCTGAAGCAAAAAGCCCTTGTCGATGCCCGTCTGCAGCAGCTGGTAAAAGACAGCCATCGGGAGGTCGCTCGCAAAGAGGACCACGATGCGGGGCAGGGCATCGGCGCGGCGCGCGTACCCGGCAAAGGTGATGTGCCCGGGAAACGCACCCCCCAACGACGCGACCGCCGTGAGCGGCGTTTGCACCGAGTCGCCCCGAATCGGCGTTTCCATCAAGCCGCGCACGCGCTGCGCCACCGGATTCGTGGAGGCTGCCAGGCGCAACAGCAGGCGCGCGTAGCGGTCGGCCCGGCCTTGCGGAAACGAAGCCGATGCCAGCGCCCGTTGTTGCTGCACGGTGAGGCCCGAGCCGCGCTGCTTCAGCTGCTGGCGCACGCGCATCCGAAAGGGCAGATCAACCTGAAGGCGTCGCGCCCAAAAAAACGTCGTATCAAGAAGCGCGGCCACCGATGGGGCGCGCAGCGCGTCGGCGGATGCTACAGCGGGCGTGTCGGTGGTGGGCGTACGCCAGCGCAAGAACAGTCCGCTGTACGGACGCGGCGTGGCCGATGGCGTCAGCCCAAGCGTTGCCGTCCAGCGGCGCAGGGCCTCCGGTTCGTGCTGCAGCATCCACCAGTCGGCCGCGGCACGGTCGCTGTATCGCGCCATGAGCGTTGCCACCTGCAGGGGCGAAAGCACCGAGTCGCCCAGGGCCTCCATCCCGCGCCGGTGCGCCGCGCCGCCCGCGCTGGGCAGCGCAAACGCATCGAGGGCCTGCCGCGGGATGGCCGGGACGGTGTCGGGGCGCGCCTCGACGAGCGTCCAGATCAGCGGAAGCATTTCGGTGTGTACCGTCGGGCGCGGCTCGTGGGCCCGGTAGCGGAGGGTGTCGCCCGTTGTGCCCGCGGTAAACGCCACCAGCGAGAAGTGCTCCGGGTGCTCCGCCATGTAGGCCAGCAAGTCGTCGGGCGACTGGATGGCCTGGGCCGCCTGTGCGCCCTCGTTCATGGCCGTGGCGTTGTCCACCATCACGCCCACCGTCTTCCAATTCCACACCACAAGCCCGGCCACCACGGCAACGAACAATCCGGTGGCGATGAGCACGTGACGTTTCAGGTTTAATCCGGCCATAACCACGCAGCAATACGGTGGATGAAAGGCGAAGCGTAGAAGGGAAGGGTCGCAGGGATTAGCGCACCACCGCGCCGTTTTCGCTGTCGGTGGAAAGGAGCGACAGGTTGCCGTCGCGGTCTTCGGCCATCAGCACCATGCCCTGGCTTTCCAGCCCAAACATCTCTTTGGTGGCCAGATTGGCGACAACCACCACGGTGCGGCCCACAATCTCATCCGGTGCCATGTGCTGCGCGACGCCCGCTAAGATTTGGCGCTCCTCGAAGCCGAGGTCGACCTCCAGGCGCAGCAGCTTATCGGCATCGGGCACCGGCTCGGCGGTTGTTACGGTCCCCACGCGAAGGTCGAGGTCCATAAAGTCGCCGAACGTGATGGTGTCTTTCAGGGGTTCGTATCCCATATCGTCGGGGGTTGGGTCGGGTGATTGTAGTTTGTCGAGTTGCGCGTCGATCTGTTCGTCTTCTACTTTTTCGAAGAGGATCGACGGCGTGCCCAGCGCGTGGCCCGCGTCAAGAAGCGGCGTGGCAGCATCCTCCCACGTGAGGGCGGTGTCGGGCGCCTCGCCGGGTGTGCTGGGCCGTACGTTGGTGAGGTTCAGCATGGCGCGCAGCCGTTGGGCGGCATCGGGCAGCACCGGCTCCATCAGGATGCTCAGCGACGCGCAGAGCTGCACGCAGATGTGCACCGTGTTGGCCGCCGCCTGCGGATCGTCGGTGCGGGTGTGCCACGGCGCGGTGTCGTTGAAGTATTTGTTGCCGAGGCGCGCGAGCTGCATCGTCTCGAAGACGGCCTCGCGCATGCGATAGTCCTCGTAGGCGGCGCCAATGGTGGCGGGCGTTTGCTTGAGCTGCGCCAGCACGTCGCGGTCGACGTCCGACAAATCGCGGGCTTCGGGGACCGCTCCGTCAAAGTAGCGATGCGCAAAGGTGAGCGTGCGGTTTACGAAGTTGCCCAGCACATCGGCCAGCTCGCCATTCACGCGATTCTGAAAGCCATCCCAGGAGAAGTCCGCGTCCTTCGTTTCGGGGAGCGTAGCCGCCAGCGCGTAGCGCAGCATGTCGGCGCCGTAGTCGGGAAAGTCGTCCAGGTACTCGTGCAGCCACACGGCCCAGCCGCGGCTGGTGGAGAGCTTTTGGCCCTCGATGTTCAGAAATTCGTTGGCGGGCACATGCTCCGGCAGCACGTAGTCGCCGTGCGCATGCAGCATGGCCGGAAACATGAGGCAATGAAAGACGATGTTGTCCTTGCCGATGAAGTGGACGAGCTCCGTGTCGTCGTCTTGCCAGTATTCTTTCCAGCGCTGGGGCGTGCCCTGCGCCGCGGCCCACTCTTTGGTGGCCGAGATGTACCCGATGGGCGCGTCGAACCACACGTAGATGACTTTCCCCTCGGCTTCCAGCCCGTGGCGCGCGGCCACATCGGCGGGCACCGGTACGCCCCACGGCACGTCGCGGGTGATGGCCCGCCCCTTCAGGCCCTCGTTGAACCAGCTTTGCACCTGGCCAAGGACGTTATTCTTCCATTCGGGGTGCGTGCCGATCCACTCCTCGAGCCACGGCTGCATGCGGTCGAGCGGCAGGTACCAGTGGGTGGTTTCGCGGAGCGCGGGCGTCGCGTCGGTCAGCGTAGAGCGTGGGTCAATCAGCTCGGTGGGACTGAGGGAGGAGCCGCACTGCTCGCACTGATCGCCGTAGGCCTCGTCGTAGCCGCACACCGGGCAGGTGCCCACCACAAACCGATCCGCCAAAAACATCTCAGCTTCCGGGTCATAGAGCTGCTCGTTCGTCTTGAGGTCGAACGCGTCTTGCGCGTCGAGCGTGCGAAAGAAGTCCTGCGACGTTTCCGCATGGGTCGCGGAGGTGGTGCGGCCGTAGTAGTCGAAGCTCATGCCAAAGTCGGCAAAGCTGTCGCGGATCATCGGGTGGTACGTATCCACGATGTCCTGCGGGTCGCGGCCCTCGCGCAGCGCGCGCATCAAGATGGCAACGCCCATCTCGTCGGAGCCGCAAATAAAGGCCACGTCGCGGCCGTTGAGGCGCTGGTAGCGCACAAACAAATCGGCCGGCAGGTACGCCCCGGCCAGGTGCCCAATGTGCACCGGACCGTTGGCGTAGGGGAGTGCAGCGGTTACGAGAAGGCGGTTGGAAGCGTCAGCCATGAAAAGACCGGGGTGGGGTGAAGGGAAAGCGAGCGGGCGGGCGGCTGGTTAGTTGAAGCTTACACCGTCGAGTAGGTCGCCTTCTTTTTTGCGCAGCGCCTCTTCGGCAAACCAGGCCTCGTCGACCGCCTGGGTTTTGTCGGGCAGATTGGGGTGCGGCTTCTCGTAGCCCTCGATGTCTTTCAGCCACACGAGCGTTTTGGTTCGTTTGGTTCCGTCTTTGGCTTCAAACGCGACATTGGTCTCGCGGGCCGCGCACGTTCCTTCGGCCTCGCCAAACACGCCGCCGTGTTTGGGATGACGCAACAAGATGCGGACGCGTTCGCCATGCGAGAAGCGGCTGTCCTTGAAGTCGGCGTCGCTGTACGTTGCCATGGAAAGCAAAAGCATCGGGTGATACGAACAAGCAAACACGTACAAAGTACGCATACAAAGTATAGCAATCTGCTCGGCCCCATGCAGGTTCAGCGCCGCGAACCGTGCATGAAAATACCGATGCACTCCCCTCCGTAGGCAAGGGGTGGGTGCAAGGGCACGCGCGCTCCTCGTTTTCTCCTTCTCGTTTTTCAACACACGATGGCTGCTACCCCTTCCTTTGCGCCCCGCACGGCAAGCGTTGAGCGCGGCACGACCGAAACGAACCTGCGCATCGAACTCACCTTAGACGGCGACGGCTCGTACGCCAACGATACGGGCATTGGCTTTTTCGACCACATGCTCGACCTGTTTGCGAAGCACGGTGGGTTCGACGTGGCGGTGCGCTGCACGGGCGACCTGTACGTTGACGACCACCATACCGTGGAGGACGTGGGCATTGCGCTGGGCCAGGCCGTGCGGCAGGCCCTGGGCGACAAGGCGCACATTGCCCGGTACGGCCACGCCTACGTGCCGATGGACGAGACGCTCGCCCGGGCGGTCGTCGACCTCTCGGGGCGCTTCTACCTGCACTTCGACGCGGCCTTCGAGCGGCCCACGGTGGGCGACCTCTCCACCGAGATGGTTGAGCACTTTTGGTACTCGTTTGCCGAGCACGTGCGCTGCAACCTCCACCTCACGGTGCTGCACGGCCGCAATGCGCACCACAAAATCGAAGCGCTGTTTAAAGCCGCGGCCCGCGCGCTCCGTGCGGCGGTGCGGCGCGAGGCGCGCAACGCGCGCATGCCATCAACGAAGGGGCAGCTGTAGGAACGCATTGCATACCGAGTTGCATGAAGCAGCGCCGCGTGTGTGGTAGCAGCTATACAGCTCACACAAACGAATAGGGCGGCCATGGCCCCACCACATCTAAGCCGTTCAAACCGGGCACCGAAAGCCGAAGCGCCTCTTGACGAAAGGACTGAGCGTGCGCGCGTTGAATTAAGAAGGCGATAGATACGACGCTATGAGCCTTCCCCGCAACGCGTTTGGGGATTGATGTCGCCACCGTAAAGGCATCGAGCGCGCTGCGCACGTCCCCAACGATGCGGTGGGTGCTCGCTGAAAGCCCCGACCGTTCGCGTTGACGCCTAAGAAGGTAAGATGTGCCTGGCCGCTCGGCGGGAGCGCGACCGTCAGGGGCCTCGGCATCGTCGGGGGCAGTATCAGCCGGAACGAGGCGCATCCGAAGGCCCATTTCGGCACATCCCTCAAGAGCGTGCAGTTGCTCACGGTAGCGTTTTCCTTGGTCTTGCAACGCGTTCATTAACGCAGCGGCAGATGGCACGCAGGTGCCAAACTGCATGGGTAGTACCGTGCCACTTACAAATGCCGACTCAACAACGTCTTTATAGAGGAGAAGCGTTTCTACAGAAGCCTCCTTGAGCCTGTTCGTATCCGAGACGGGTGAAACGACCGCTGCGAGTAGGTCGGTGTATACTAGGTCCACCGGTTGCTCAAAAAGCCCCAAGCGCCCTGCAAGGGATTTTCTGTTGCTAAGGGTGCGTTTGAGGCCTAGCGCGTACAGCACAAGTGGCGTATCCGCAGCAGGCATTTGAGGCATGGCAGAAGGGCCTAGGTCTGTGACTGCTCATTGAGCGATGGCCGAAACGTGTAGGGCGGCCACGGTCCAGAGGGCGTTAAAGAGATCCCATCGTTCGCATATGCAGCGTCAAAGGCCTCGACTTGTTTGAGAAAGGATGCCTGATTGGTGGTGGGCACCAGCAAAGCCCAATGGGTGATGGGGGCTTCGGCAGGCGACTCGGGCGTGACCGATTGACGGACGGACGTGGCCCGCGCAAGCTCACTCAGCGCTTGCTCTATCTCGGTGAGGGTATCGTCGATCCACGCATCGAGGGCAGTGTCCGCCTGCTGCGCCTGTTGGCGGCGTTGCAAGTACGCCGTTCCCGACAGCGGCTTTTCCGCCCGAGACGCGGATGAAAGCTGCGCGCGCGCCTTCAGGGCTTGATCGCGGTCTAGGTGCACCTTCACCGACCACTCTTCGGTACCATGAACGGTTTCGAAGAAGGAACGCAGCTTATCTTTAGAAGAGTCGATAGACTGTTTCAGCGCATCGTGTGTTGAAAAGAGTGTCGCGAAGCGAGCGGGGTACGTGGGGCCGTGCTGCATCATCGCCTCCACTACCTGCTCGTGTGCAATGGCACGAGGGGCAACCCAGGACAACGCCTGTAGATTTTGTTCGCCGGTGGTACCTGTCCACTCGTCGCACGGCACTGCATCTACGACGGCTGTCCAGTCCGCATATTGCATTGTGCGCACGGCACCCGCTACGCCCGATGCAGAAATAGACACCGACGGGGCACCGGTGATGCCGTACAAGTACAATGCATCGTTTGGTGAAGAAGGCATGCCAGCATGGTAGTGCTTTTAGAAAGCGCACGGAAGCATACAGCAGGGCAAGCCACGTCCTTAGGCCGCGTCGTATGCTACGTCTGCAAAGCTGTACGGGGCCATGGCATCGGTATACGTAAAGGTGAACGAGTCATCAAACGTTTGGGCAGCCCTGTGCACAGCCGCCTCAAAATCTGTGATGGCGGCCTCGGAGACCAAGCACGTGAGCCGTGCGACATCGGTTTCATCGCGTACCTCGTCGATCAGTACTTCATCGCACACCGGATGTAGGTGCGACGTGATGGTTTGCTGGTGGCGGTGGCGCTCGTCGGCGCGCAGCGCCTCGAAGTGCTCGCCTAGTTCAATTTTATCTTGGCGGCTAACAGGGCCTTGCCCTCCAAACACAGCATCGCGCTGCGTGCGAAGTGCGTCGTGACGATTGACAAAGTGGGCAAAGATGTCGTCTACGTTCCAGGTTACACGCACGCCGATTTCTACGCGGCCTTCGAGGGCATCGAGGCGCTCAAGAAACGGTGTGGCGTGTGCTGTTAAAAAGTCACGCACCTCGGCAGCGGAGGCAGCGATCACGCCAAAGGCCATAGGCAGCACAGTGGTGGTGGCGTGAAGGCGCTTAATCACTGCGTGGTGCACTTTTAGGTTACGGCGCCTTGGGCGGGGCGTGCCGGCAGAGATGGGGCTGCAAACCACCGACAGCCCACCGCCGTTAACAAGACGCAATGCAGCGCCTTGGATGCCGGTACGGCCGTCGGGAAGCTCCGGCGTCGCTTGGGCGATAGCATACAGGTAAAGCGAAGACATACGTCAAAATTGGACGGTAGAGAATAAGGGGGGAGCGCCCAGGAGCACTCAGTAGGCATAAGAGAACCCATCATCTTCTGCCGCAGGTGCGTCAGCAGAAGGATCATCATCTTGCTCGATGGGGGCAAGACCCACGTGTTCGCACAACGCATTGATCTTGGCGTCTATGCGGTCAATCTCACGCGCGCACTGATCCACTTGGTTACTAAGGGCCGCCTGGATGCGCTGCTGACGTGCTTTTGCCATCTGAAGGTTGGCAATTTGCACAAATACCTCGTGCGGTGCTTGTTGGCGGGCCGCGTTCAGACTAGACGGCGGACGGAGTGAGGGCGGGCTGGGCCGGTTAGGGCGCGGAGCAGCACCATTTGGGCGTGTTCGGTTGGCCATGCGAGGTCAGAGATTGATGCAACGGGTGAGAAACAAGAGTACAAATGACGGAGGCGTCCGCGGCGGCGCGGAGCACTCAACGGCCGGCAGAACGCAGGACCGTTTCCACAGCATCGTGGATGTGAGATGCTACATCGGCCGATGGGTCGGTTAACAGAGAGCGGCGGCTGGGACGCAAAACATCGACGCAGGCAGCTCGAAATAGCGCGTTGGAGGCGTCGATGGCCTCCGTCCGGTCTGCAAAAATGCGAGCAAGCGCAATGGCCGGGCGAATCGACGGGCCGCGTTTCAACAGGCGGGCCTCGCGTAAGGTGCGCACAATATCGACGATGCAGGCCGCGTCCGTCTCGCTTATGCCAGCACGCGATTGTACAATGTCAACCTCAGCCGAGCGGCTCTGAAATTCCAGTTGAATAGTGATGAGGCGGTCGAGGAGCGCATTTTGCGACTTGTGCGTACCGGCATATTCTTCGGTGTTCGACGTAAAGATCGCGCGGAAGTTCGGGTGTACACGAATGTAACCGGTGCCCTCGCCAGCGCGAGACGGAAGGTTCAGTATGCGCTCTTCCAGAATGCTAAGCAGCACATTGTTGGCTTCGGCGCGTGAGCGGGTAAACTCATCGTAGATGAGAGTATATCCTTTGCGGCATGCCGTTGCCAGTCGGTTATCTTCCCAGAGGCGTTTCACCTGCTCGTCGGTCTTAAGGACCGAGCGAATAAAGTTGTCTACAACTTTAGACTTCCGGTACCCCACTTCTCCTCCTACCAAGTCGCTTCGTCCAAATTCGTCGTCGCCGTGCA comes from Salisaeta longa DSM 21114 and encodes:
- the metG gene encoding methionine--tRNA ligase, yielding MADASNRLLVTAALPYANGPVHIGHLAGAYLPADLFVRYQRLNGRDVAFICGSDEMGVAILMRALREGRDPQDIVDTYHPMIRDSFADFGMSFDYYGRTTSATHAETSQDFFRTLDAQDAFDLKTNEQLYDPEAEMFLADRFVVGTCPVCGYDEAYGDQCEQCGSSLSPTELIDPRSTLTDATPALRETTHWYLPLDRMQPWLEEWIGTHPEWKNNVLGQVQSWFNEGLKGRAITRDVPWGVPVPADVAARHGLEAEGKVIYVWFDAPIGYISATKEWAAAQGTPQRWKEYWQDDDTELVHFIGKDNIVFHCLMFPAMLHAHGDYVLPEHVPANEFLNIEGQKLSTSRGWAVWLHEYLDDFPDYGADMLRYALAATLPETKDADFSWDGFQNRVNGELADVLGNFVNRTLTFAHRYFDGAVPEARDLSDVDRDVLAQLKQTPATIGAAYEDYRMREAVFETMQLARLGNKYFNDTAPWHTRTDDPQAAANTVHICVQLCASLSILMEPVLPDAAQRLRAMLNLTNVRPSTPGEAPDTALTWEDAATPLLDAGHALGTPSILFEKVEDEQIDAQLDKLQSPDPTPDDMGYEPLKDTITFGDFMDLDLRVGTVTTAEPVPDADKLLRLEVDLGFEERQILAGVAQHMAPDEIVGRTVVVVANLATKEMFGLESQGMVLMAEDRDGNLSLLSTDSENGAVVR
- the hisB gene encoding imidazoleglycerol-phosphate dehydratase HisB — its product is MAATPSFAPRTASVERGTTETNLRIELTLDGDGSYANDTGIGFFDHMLDLFAKHGGFDVAVRCTGDLYVDDHHTVEDVGIALGQAVRQALGDKAHIARYGHAYVPMDETLARAVVDLSGRFYLHFDAAFERPTVGDLSTEMVEHFWYSFAEHVRCNLHLTVLHGRNAHHKIEALFKAAARALRAAVRREARNARMPSTKGQL
- a CDS encoding GvpL/GvpF family gas vesicle protein, encoding MPQMPAADTPLVLYALGLKRTLSNRKSLAGRLGLFEQPVDLVYTDLLAAVVSPVSDTNRLKEASVETLLLYKDVVESAFVSGTVLPMQFGTCVPSAAALMNALQDQGKRYREQLHALEGCAEMGLRMRLVPADTAPDDAEAPDGRAPAERPGTSYLLRRQRERSGLSASTHRIVGDVRSALDAFTVATSIPKRVAGKAHSVVSIAFLIQRAHAQSFRQEALRLSVPGLNGLDVVGPWPPYSFV
- a CDS encoding GvpL/GvpF family gas vesicle protein — translated: MPSSPNDALYLYGITGAPSVSISASGVAGAVRTMQYADWTAVVDAVPCDEWTGTTGEQNLQALSWVAPRAIAHEQVVEAMMQHGPTYPARFATLFSTHDALKQSIDSSKDKLRSFFETVHGTEEWSVKVHLDRDQALKARAQLSSASRAEKPLSGTAYLQRRQQAQQADTALDAWIDDTLTEIEQALSELARATSVRQSVTPESPAEAPITHWALLVPTTNQASFLKQVEAFDAAYANDGISLTPSGPWPPYTFRPSLNEQSQT
- a CDS encoding GvpL/GvpF family gas vesicle protein — protein: MSSLYLYAIAQATPELPDGRTGIQGAALRLVNGGGLSVVCSPISAGTPRPRRRNLKVHHAVIKRLHATTTVLPMAFGVIAASAAEVRDFLTAHATPFLERLDALEGRVEIGVRVTWNVDDIFAHFVNRHDALRTQRDAVFGGQGPVSRQDKIELGEHFEALRADERHRHQQTITSHLHPVCDEVLIDEVRDETDVARLTCLVSEAAITDFEAAVHRAAQTFDDSFTFTYTDAMAPYSFADVAYDAA
- the gvpN gene encoding gas vesicle protein GvpN, producing MRQAVEHTPTTIHTQKTDGAFLPVPSRSFVQTPEVQRTTARALAYMDAGYPVHFSGVAGTGKTSLAFHVAAQLDQPAVLLHGDDEFGRSDLVGGEVGYRKSKVVDNFIRSVLKTDEQVKRLWEDNRLATACRKGYTLIYDEFTRSRAEANNVLLSILEERILNLPSRAGEGTGYIRVHPNFRAIFTSNTEEYAGTHKSQNALLDRLITIQLEFQSRSAEVDIVQSRAGISETDAACIVDIVRTLREARLLKRGPSIRPAIALARIFADRTEAIDASNALFRAACVDVLRPSRRSLLTDPSADVASHIHDAVETVLRSAGR